Proteins found in one Bordetella genomosp. 11 genomic segment:
- a CDS encoding iron-containing alcohol dehydrogenase family protein, translating to MIPGDFDYHLYGTHVRFGEGVASAVGEELRARGLARPVVLLQDRIAGTPGYAALLQSLDGMAVLQRRGIPPHSSVSLIETMAPEVARFGADCVVAVGGGSVADSAKALVLLLAEGGILADHVTVFHPPARIEIPRRIRPKLPIVAVPTTASGAEATSSFGVRDGEHEKRMFWNRQVSAAAILIDPLMSGDVPLATMRYTAMNGIAHCLEGLYSKGRSIVSDGMAVQGLGLFQQALARPLPDETAQRRLILAAGHLSGMVLAMARSCLHHAICHVLGARMNLPHGLVNTVILPHALRFNEEVAAPLLAPALERVNTLAGHRHPSLSEWLAATADALALPRRLRDIGVPEAALPDIAAHVMGERGLALNPRPVAAASEVLAILRQAF from the coding sequence ATGATCCCAGGCGATTTCGACTACCACCTTTACGGCACCCATGTGCGCTTCGGCGAAGGCGTGGCGAGCGCTGTGGGCGAGGAGCTGCGGGCGCGTGGATTGGCCCGGCCGGTGGTCCTGCTGCAGGACCGCATCGCCGGCACGCCGGGCTACGCGGCGTTGCTGCAGTCGCTTGACGGCATGGCCGTGCTGCAGCGCCGCGGCATCCCGCCGCATTCGAGTGTCAGTTTAATCGAAACAATGGCGCCGGAAGTGGCCCGCTTCGGCGCCGACTGCGTGGTGGCCGTCGGAGGCGGCAGCGTGGCGGATTCGGCCAAGGCCCTGGTGTTGCTGCTGGCCGAGGGAGGCATCCTGGCCGACCATGTCACCGTGTTCCATCCGCCGGCGAGGATCGAAATCCCGCGCCGCATCCGGCCGAAGCTGCCCATCGTTGCCGTGCCGACGACGGCATCGGGGGCGGAAGCCACCTCCTCGTTCGGCGTGCGCGACGGCGAGCACGAAAAGCGCATGTTCTGGAACCGCCAGGTGTCCGCCGCGGCGATCCTTATCGATCCGCTGATGAGCGGTGACGTGCCGCTGGCGACCATGCGGTATACGGCCATGAACGGCATCGCGCATTGCCTGGAGGGGCTGTATTCCAAGGGCCGCTCCATCGTGTCCGACGGCATGGCGGTGCAGGGGCTGGGCCTGTTCCAGCAGGCGCTGGCCCGGCCCTTGCCGGACGAGACCGCGCAGCGGCGCCTGATCCTGGCGGCGGGACATTTGTCCGGCATGGTGCTGGCGATGGCACGCAGTTGCCTGCATCACGCGATCTGCCATGTATTGGGCGCCCGTATGAACCTGCCGCACGGGCTGGTGAATACGGTCATCCTGCCGCATGCATTGCGGTTCAACGAGGAGGTTGCCGCCCCGCTGCTGGCGCCCGCCCTGGAGCGCGTGAACACGTTGGCCGGACATCGCCACCCCAGTCTTTCGGAATGGCTGGCGGCTACCGCCGACGCGCTGGCGCTGCCGCGTCGCCTGCGCGACATCGGCGTACCCGAGGCCGCCCTGCCCGACATCGCCGCGCACGTCATGGGCGAACGCGGTCTGGCACTGAATCCCCGTCCTGTCGCGGCCGCGAGCGAAGTGCTCGCCATCCTGCGCCAGGCCTTCTAG
- a CDS encoding MmgE/PrpD family protein, with translation MMYTDQRSPGQPGIRTGASAPAPADPDHPSRALASFAAGLRFEAIPAAVVDRAVNLYVDWLGSALAGKGARPVESIARFARASGGREGPSEILIDRGGAPAYFAAMVNAAASHFVEQDDVHNGSVLHPATVVFPVVLALAQESGASGREMMTAAVAGYEVGIRIGEYMGRSHYKVFHTTGTVGTLAAAAAAGRLLGLDEAGMLHAFGSAGTQASGLWEFLRDAADSKQLHTAMAAANGLMAARLAADGFRGAARILEGAQGMAAGMSSDADPARLLDRLGQRWATMETSFKYHAACRHTHPAADALLAVIAEHGVRVHDIVHVTARVHQGAIDVLGNVRVPHTVHQAKFNMGTVLGIVAHRGYAGVHEFEQGYDAPEIAAFRDKVAMVLDEEVDRAYPARWIGKVSVELADGRILQGRVDEPKGDPGNTLSREEISAKFLRLAAFAGGAQAPQAQAMLDRAWEIAALPNVGSVFAPGRSA, from the coding sequence ATGATGTACACCGATCAACGCAGTCCCGGCCAGCCGGGAATCCGCACGGGCGCCTCCGCGCCCGCCCCGGCCGATCCGGATCATCCCAGCCGCGCGCTGGCGTCTTTCGCCGCCGGGTTGCGTTTCGAGGCGATTCCCGCCGCGGTGGTGGATCGCGCGGTGAACCTGTACGTGGATTGGCTGGGCTCGGCCCTGGCGGGCAAGGGCGCGCGGCCGGTCGAGAGCATCGCGCGGTTCGCGCGGGCTTCCGGCGGGCGCGAGGGGCCGTCGGAAATCCTGATCGACCGCGGCGGGGCGCCCGCCTATTTCGCCGCCATGGTGAACGCCGCCGCCTCCCATTTCGTCGAGCAGGACGATGTGCATAACGGGTCGGTGCTGCATCCCGCAACGGTGGTCTTTCCCGTCGTGCTGGCGCTGGCGCAGGAATCGGGCGCATCGGGACGCGAGATGATGACCGCCGCGGTGGCGGGCTACGAGGTGGGCATCCGCATCGGCGAGTACATGGGACGGTCCCACTACAAGGTCTTCCACACGACCGGCACGGTGGGTACCCTGGCCGCCGCCGCCGCCGCGGGACGGCTGCTGGGCCTGGACGAGGCCGGCATGCTGCACGCCTTCGGTTCGGCCGGCACGCAGGCCAGCGGCCTGTGGGAATTCCTGCGCGACGCGGCCGACTCCAAGCAGTTGCATACGGCGATGGCGGCGGCCAACGGGCTGATGGCGGCGCGGCTGGCGGCCGACGGCTTTCGCGGCGCGGCGCGTATCCTCGAGGGCGCGCAAGGCATGGCGGCGGGCATGTCCAGCGACGCCGACCCGGCGCGGCTGCTGGACCGCCTGGGCCAGCGTTGGGCGACGATGGAAACCTCGTTCAAATACCACGCGGCCTGCCGCCACACGCATCCGGCGGCGGACGCCCTGTTGGCCGTGATCGCCGAACATGGCGTGCGGGTGCATGACATCGTCCATGTGACAGCGCGCGTGCATCAGGGCGCAATCGATGTGCTGGGCAATGTGCGCGTGCCGCACACCGTGCACCAGGCCAAGTTCAATATGGGCACGGTGCTGGGCATCGTCGCGCATCGCGGCTATGCGGGTGTGCACGAGTTCGAGCAGGGCTACGACGCGCCGGAGATCGCGGCCTTCCGCGACAAGGTTGCCATGGTCCTGGACGAAGAGGTCGACCGCGCGTATCCCGCGCGCTGGATAGGCAAGGTCAGCGTCGAACTGGCGGATGGCCGTATCCTGCAGGGGCGCGTGGACGAGCCGAAAGGCGACCCCGGCAATACCTTGTCGCGCGAGGAAATCTCGGCCAAATTCCTGCGCCTGGCCGCGTTCGCGGGCGGCGCGCAAGCGCCGCAGGCGCAGGCAATGCTGGACCGTGCCTGGGAGATCGCCGCGCTGCCCAACGTCGGCAGCGTGTTCGCGCCGGGGCGGTCCGCGTAG
- a CDS encoding CaiB/BaiF CoA transferase family protein, whose protein sequence is MRPLDGITVIALEHAIAAPFCTRQLADQGARVIKIERPGVGDFARRYDERVHGQASHFVWTNRSKESLTLDLKQPEAQRILRALVAEADVLVQNLAPGAADRMGLGYEALSETHPRLIVCDISGYGADGPYRDRKAYDLLIQSESGFLSVTGTADEPAKAGCSIADIAAGMYAYSNILNALLLRGRTGRGCRIDVSMLESMVEWMGYPLYYAMDGQPPPPRAGASHATIYPYGPFPTGDGRTVMLGLQNEREWKLFCEGVLRQPDLAGDPRFATNSARSAAREALRALIVAAFAGLTAAEVVERLDAVGIANARMNTMQEVWEHPQLRARERWRQVDAPGGAIAALLPPGMAQGVPARMDPVPALGEHTDAILAGLGYAPAEIAALRAAGVV, encoded by the coding sequence ATGAGACCCCTGGACGGCATCACGGTCATCGCCCTGGAGCATGCCATCGCCGCGCCGTTCTGCACGCGCCAACTCGCCGACCAGGGCGCGCGCGTGATCAAGATCGAGCGGCCCGGCGTGGGCGATTTCGCGCGCCGCTATGACGAACGCGTGCATGGACAGGCCTCGCACTTCGTGTGGACGAACCGGTCCAAGGAAAGCCTGACGCTGGACCTGAAGCAACCCGAGGCGCAACGCATCCTGCGCGCCCTGGTGGCCGAGGCCGATGTGCTGGTGCAGAATCTCGCGCCCGGCGCGGCGGATCGCATGGGATTGGGCTACGAGGCGCTGTCGGAAACGCATCCGCGGTTGATCGTCTGCGATATATCCGGCTACGGCGCCGACGGCCCGTATCGCGACCGCAAGGCCTACGACCTGCTCATACAAAGCGAATCGGGCTTTTTGTCGGTGACGGGCACGGCCGACGAGCCGGCCAAGGCGGGCTGTTCCATCGCGGATATCGCGGCCGGCATGTATGCCTACAGCAATATTCTGAACGCGCTGCTGCTGCGCGGCCGCACCGGTCGCGGCTGCCGCATCGATGTGTCCATGCTGGAGAGCATGGTGGAATGGATGGGCTATCCGCTTTACTACGCGATGGACGGCCAGCCGCCGCCGCCGCGCGCGGGCGCATCCCACGCGACCATCTATCCCTATGGACCATTCCCGACCGGCGATGGCAGGACGGTCATGCTGGGCCTGCAGAACGAACGCGAGTGGAAGTTGTTCTGCGAGGGCGTGCTGCGCCAGCCGGATCTGGCCGGCGATCCGCGCTTCGCCACGAACTCGGCGCGGTCGGCGGCGCGCGAGGCTTTGCGCGCGCTGATCGTCGCGGCGTTCGCCGGACTGACGGCGGCGGAAGTCGTGGAACGGCTGGACGCGGTGGGTATCGCCAATGCGCGGATGAACACCATGCAGGAAGTTTGGGAGCATCCGCAGCTGCGCGCCCGCGAGCGCTGGCGGCAGGTGGATGCCCCCGGCGGCGCCATCGCGGCGCTGCTGCCGCCCGGGATGGCGCAGGGCGTGCCCGCGCGCATGGATCCGGTGCCAGCGCTGGGCGAGCATACGGACGCCATCCTGGCCGGGTTGGGCTATGCGCCGGCGGAGATCGCGGCGCTGCGCGCCGCCGGCGTGGTGTGA
- a CDS encoding FAS1-like dehydratase domain-containing protein — protein sequence MPDAAAPLEDWLDKTETVQDLITPFPLAALAATLERPDPRGLVPPLWHWMYFLPVTPMSEVGPDGHARRGGFLPPVPLPRRMWAGGRLTFHAPLREGERATRTSTIAHIEDKTGRSGRLVFVTVQHRYAVDGETRIEEEHDIVYRDASPPSAAAAAGSAQRPAPAPQGEAWSRTVHPDPVLLFRYSALTFNSHRIHYDHPYVTGEESYPGLIVHGPLIATLLVDLVHRQLPDARLRGFAFRAMRPCFAGNALTVCGKPGSEGEIALWTRDHEGNLGMQATATVE from the coding sequence ATGCCGGACGCTGCCGCCCCGCTCGAAGACTGGCTGGACAAGACCGAGACGGTCCAGGACCTGATCACCCCTTTTCCCCTGGCTGCGCTGGCGGCGACGCTGGAACGTCCGGATCCGCGCGGCTTGGTGCCGCCGCTATGGCATTGGATGTATTTCCTGCCGGTGACGCCCATGTCAGAGGTGGGCCCGGACGGGCATGCCAGACGCGGCGGTTTCCTGCCGCCGGTGCCGTTGCCGCGGCGCATGTGGGCAGGCGGCCGGCTGACCTTCCATGCGCCCCTGCGCGAGGGCGAACGGGCGACGCGGACTTCGACGATCGCGCATATCGAGGACAAGACCGGCCGCAGCGGAAGGCTGGTCTTCGTGACGGTACAGCATCGCTATGCGGTCGACGGCGAAACGCGGATAGAGGAAGAGCACGACATCGTCTACCGCGATGCCTCGCCACCTTCCGCCGCCGCGGCGGCCGGGTCCGCGCAACGCCCCGCGCCCGCGCCGCAAGGCGAGGCATGGTCGCGTACCGTGCACCCGGATCCCGTACTGCTGTTCCGCTATTCGGCCTTGACGTTCAACAGCCATCGCATCCACTACGACCACCCCTATGTGACGGGGGAAGAAAGCTATCCCGGCCTGATCGTGCACGGGCCGCTGATCGCGACGCTGCTGGTGGACCTGGTGCATCGGCAGCTGCCCGACGCGCGTCTGCGCGGGTTTGCCTTTCGCGCGATGCGGCCCTGCTTCGCGGGCAATGCCTTGACGGTATGCGGCAAGCCCGGAAGCGAGGGCGAGATTGCCTTGTGGACGCGCGACCATGAAGGAAACCTCGGCATGCAGGCCACCGCCACGGTCGAATGA
- a CDS encoding DUF4148 domain-containing protein, producing the protein MQAKTIVSALILSFAAIGAAQAANSEPDNVPFQGVYGQAANSVSRSQVLADLAQAREAGLTANADSDNAPFVAQADSGVTRAQVAAGIDHADTATSIAFGDTNNQPFEGA; encoded by the coding sequence ATGCAAGCCAAGACCATCGTTTCCGCTCTGATTCTTTCCTTCGCCGCGATCGGCGCCGCGCAAGCGGCCAACAGCGAGCCCGACAATGTGCCCTTCCAGGGCGTGTACGGGCAAGCGGCCAACAGCGTCAGCCGCTCGCAAGTGCTGGCCGATCTGGCCCAAGCCCGCGAAGCCGGCCTGACGGCGAATGCCGACAGCGACAACGCGCCGTTCGTGGCGCAAGCCGACAGCGGCGTGACGCGTGCGCAAGTGGCGGCCGGTATCGACCACGCCGACACCGCGACGAGCATCGCCTTCGGCGACACGAACAACCAGCCGTTCGAAGGTGCGTAA
- a CDS encoding LysR family transcriptional regulator, with translation MDLIECMEVFQEVGRSLSFSKAAESRASSRSSVTKKIAWLEGYFGVQLFNRNTKHVSLTESGRLLLENADALSLATRNLKELVQGPVRTPTGRIRLGTPPSFGAVHLAPAIEDFLRRYPAIKISLLLDDGRSDLIAENLDLSVRIAPRLKDTNQIAYLITVVPQVIVATRAYLQAHGTPSTPKDLENHNCLVHSLKAPTNMWTFTDRRDNTQVVHVSGTFSSNLGESIMHLAMLDHGISMHPRYMVESAVRAGTLQVVMPEYRPEGLDIYAIVQSRRHLPYKVKLFVEHLRRWFKDAAWKQ, from the coding sequence ATGGACCTGATCGAGTGCATGGAGGTCTTCCAGGAAGTGGGCAGAAGCCTCAGCTTCTCCAAGGCCGCGGAAAGCCGCGCATCCAGCCGTTCATCCGTCACCAAGAAGATCGCCTGGCTGGAAGGCTACTTCGGCGTGCAGCTGTTCAACCGCAATACCAAGCACGTCAGCCTCACGGAAAGCGGGCGGCTCCTGCTCGAGAACGCCGATGCGCTGTCGCTGGCCACACGGAATCTGAAGGAGCTGGTCCAGGGACCGGTGCGCACGCCGACCGGCCGCATCCGGCTGGGCACGCCGCCGTCCTTTGGCGCGGTGCACCTGGCCCCGGCCATCGAGGACTTCCTGCGCCGTTATCCGGCGATCAAGATATCCCTGCTGCTGGACGATGGCCGCAGCGACCTGATCGCGGAGAACCTCGACCTATCGGTACGCATCGCGCCGCGCCTGAAGGACACCAACCAGATCGCCTACCTGATCACCGTCGTTCCGCAGGTCATCGTCGCCACGCGCGCCTATCTGCAGGCACATGGCACGCCGTCCACCCCCAAGGACCTGGAGAACCACAACTGCCTGGTGCACAGCCTGAAAGCGCCGACGAATATGTGGACGTTCACCGATCGCCGCGACAACACGCAGGTGGTCCATGTTTCCGGCACGTTCAGCTCCAACCTGGGCGAATCCATCATGCACCTCGCGATGCTGGACCACGGGATCTCCATGCACCCCCGCTATATGGTCGAAAGCGCCGTGCGCGCCGGCACGCTGCAGGTCGTGATGCCCGAGTACCGCCCCGAAGGGCTGGATATCTACGCCATCGTGCAAAGCCGGCGGCATTTGCCGTACAAGGTGAAGCTGTTCGTCGAACACCTGCGGCGCTGGTTCAAGGATGCGGCGTGGAAGCAATAG
- a CDS encoding acyl-CoA dehydrogenase family protein, giving the protein MNPQESFQDIREAVRDLCGQFPPEYFREIDEARGYPEAFVDALTRAGWLAALIPQEYGGSGLGLTEASVIMEEINRSGGNAGVCHGQMYNMGTLLRHGSDEQKRAYLPRIASGELRLQSMGVTEPTTGTDTTRIKTTAERRGDRYVVNGQKVWISRVQHSDLMILLARTTPLADVARKSEGMSIFLVDLREAIGKGLTVRPIRNMVNHETNELFFENLEIPAENRIGEEGQGFRYILDGLNAERTLIAAECIGDGYWFVDKVSAYAKDRVVFGRPIGQNQGVQFPIARAYINVEAASLMRFDAARRFDAHQPCGAQANMAKLLAADASWEAANACLQFHGGFGFASEYDVERKFRETRLYQVAPISTNLILSYVAEHVLGLPRSF; this is encoded by the coding sequence ATGAACCCACAGGAATCCTTCCAGGACATCCGCGAAGCGGTCCGCGATCTGTGCGGGCAGTTTCCGCCGGAATACTTCCGCGAGATCGACGAAGCGCGCGGCTATCCCGAGGCCTTTGTCGATGCGCTGACCCGGGCCGGCTGGCTGGCCGCGCTGATCCCGCAGGAATATGGCGGTTCGGGCCTGGGCCTGACCGAGGCCTCGGTCATCATGGAAGAGATCAATCGTTCCGGAGGCAATGCCGGCGTATGCCATGGCCAGATGTACAACATGGGGACGCTGCTGCGCCACGGATCCGACGAACAGAAGCGCGCCTATCTGCCCAGGATCGCCAGCGGCGAGCTGCGCCTGCAATCGATGGGGGTGACCGAGCCGACGACCGGCACCGATACCACCCGTATCAAGACCACCGCGGAACGCCGCGGCGACCGTTATGTGGTCAATGGCCAGAAGGTATGGATATCGCGGGTACAGCATTCGGACCTGATGATCCTGCTGGCTCGCACGACGCCGCTGGCGGACGTGGCCAGGAAATCCGAAGGCATGTCGATCTTCCTGGTGGATCTGCGCGAGGCGATCGGCAAGGGCCTGACGGTGCGTCCCATCCGGAATATGGTCAACCACGAAACCAACGAGCTGTTCTTCGAAAACCTGGAGATCCCGGCGGAGAACCGCATCGGCGAGGAGGGGCAGGGTTTCAGGTACATCCTGGACGGCCTGAACGCCGAGCGCACCCTGATCGCGGCCGAATGCATCGGCGACGGTTATTGGTTTGTCGACAAGGTCAGCGCGTATGCGAAGGACCGCGTGGTCTTCGGCCGGCCCATCGGGCAGAACCAGGGCGTGCAGTTTCCCATCGCGCGCGCCTATATCAACGTGGAAGCCGCCAGCCTGATGCGCTTCGACGCGGCGCGGCGTTTCGATGCCCACCAGCCATGCGGCGCGCAAGCCAATATGGCGAAGCTGCTGGCCGCGGACGCCTCCTGGGAGGCCGCCAATGCCTGTCTGCAGTTTCATGGGGGATTCGGTTTCGCCAGCGAATACGACGTGGAGCGCAAGTTCCGCGAGACGCGGCTGTATCAGGTGGCGCCGATCTCGACCAACCTGATTCTTTCCTATGTGGCGGAACATGTGCTGGGCCTGCCCCGGTCTTTCTAG
- a CDS encoding TauD/TfdA dioxygenase family protein, with product MDIVGSGATLGARIEGMDLARALSPQDYRAIEQALGRYGVVCFPRQRLDAAALKRFSENFGTLEVNVANLYHEPGIPEVMILSNIVEDGKPIGLSDAGQDWHTDMSYSRTIAFSNVLYGIRIPMRDGKPLGNTEFCNMHAAYEGLPPALKSELDGMTITHDFNKFWEMMRREKGSTRPPLTEEQRRRKPPVSHPVFLTHPITGRKVLYANPGYSMRINEMPAARSEEVLAFLFRHQLQEQYRYRHNWAEGDVLMWDNMGTIHNAVADYRPDEPRLIKRCQVMADKYFPELY from the coding sequence ATGGATATCGTTGGCAGCGGCGCCACGCTGGGGGCGCGCATCGAAGGCATGGACCTGGCCCGGGCATTGTCGCCGCAGGACTATCGCGCGATCGAGCAGGCATTGGGTCGTTATGGCGTCGTGTGCTTTCCCCGCCAACGGCTGGACGCCGCCGCCTTGAAGCGGTTCTCCGAAAACTTCGGCACGCTGGAAGTCAATGTGGCGAATCTGTACCACGAGCCGGGCATCCCGGAGGTCATGATCCTGTCCAATATCGTGGAGGACGGCAAGCCCATCGGCCTGAGCGACGCGGGCCAGGATTGGCATACGGACATGTCGTACAGCCGGACCATCGCCTTCAGCAATGTGCTGTACGGCATACGCATCCCCATGCGCGATGGCAAGCCGCTGGGCAACACCGAGTTCTGCAATATGCATGCGGCCTATGAGGGATTGCCGCCGGCGCTGAAAAGCGAACTGGACGGCATGACCATTACCCATGACTTCAACAAGTTCTGGGAAATGATGCGCAGGGAAAAGGGCAGCACGCGTCCGCCGCTGACGGAGGAGCAGCGCCGGCGCAAGCCGCCGGTATCGCATCCGGTTTTCCTGACGCATCCCATCACCGGGCGCAAGGTGCTGTACGCCAATCCCGGCTATTCGATGCGTATCAATGAAATGCCGGCGGCGCGCAGCGAAGAGGTGCTGGCGTTCCTGTTCCGGCATCAGTTGCAGGAGCAGTACCGCTACCGCCACAACTGGGCCGAGGGCGACGTGCTGATGTGGGACAACATGGGCACGATCCACAATGCGGTGGCCGATTACCGGCCCGACGAGCCGCGCCTGATCAAGCGTTGCCAGGTGATGGCGGACAAGTATTTCCCCGAGCTGTACTGA
- a CDS encoding Bug family tripartite tricarboxylate transporter substrate binding protein, which translates to MKTRYLAGRALAVALASTLLMAAPARADEYPSRPIRMVVGYAAGGPTDVVARVMAKEMSEALGASVVVENKPGASASIAAADVMRAPPDGYKVLVTSLTLNVNPLLYPKRYDYDPVKAFAPVTNFANNPMLLVTNYDSPYRDLKSLIADAKAHPGKLTFGSSGVGGSAHLAAEMLATEAGIKMVHVPFKGNGPALQEMVAGRISFMFYPSVGIANYVAAKQLRVLAVGTEQPEKDFPGVPTMDSLGFKGFEQGAPWIGMLAPAGTPKPIVDKLNKAAVDALAKPAVREQLAQLGAKVVADSPEHFRQFLIEDKARWADVIRKGNVTADDTGN; encoded by the coding sequence ATGAAAACACGATACCTGGCCGGCCGGGCACTGGCCGTGGCGCTGGCGAGCACGCTGCTGATGGCGGCGCCCGCGCGCGCCGACGAGTATCCCTCGCGGCCGATACGCATGGTAGTGGGCTATGCGGCGGGCGGCCCGACGGATGTGGTCGCGCGCGTCATGGCCAAGGAAATGTCCGAGGCATTGGGCGCGTCCGTCGTGGTGGAAAACAAGCCCGGGGCCAGCGCATCCATCGCGGCCGCCGATGTCATGCGCGCCCCGCCCGACGGCTACAAAGTGCTGGTCACGTCGCTGACGCTGAACGTGAATCCCCTGCTTTATCCCAAGCGCTACGACTACGATCCGGTCAAGGCTTTCGCGCCGGTCACCAACTTCGCCAACAATCCAATGTTGCTGGTGACGAACTACGACTCGCCGTACCGGGACCTGAAATCCCTGATCGCCGATGCCAAGGCACATCCCGGCAAGCTGACGTTCGGTTCGTCCGGCGTGGGCGGGTCCGCGCATCTGGCGGCCGAAATGCTGGCCACCGAGGCCGGGATCAAGATGGTCCATGTGCCGTTCAAGGGCAACGGCCCGGCGTTGCAGGAGATGGTGGCGGGCCGCATCAGCTTCATGTTCTATCCCAGCGTGGGCATCGCCAACTATGTCGCCGCCAAGCAGCTGCGCGTGCTGGCGGTCGGCACGGAGCAGCCCGAGAAGGATTTCCCCGGCGTGCCGACCATGGACAGCCTGGGCTTCAAGGGCTTCGAGCAGGGCGCGCCGTGGATCGGCATGCTGGCACCGGCCGGTACGCCCAAGCCCATCGTCGATAAGCTGAACAAGGCGGCGGTCGATGCCCTGGCCAAGCCGGCGGTGCGCGAGCAACTGGCGCAATTGGGCGCGAAGGTGGTGGCGGACAGTCCCGAGCATTTCCGCCAGTTCCTGATCGAGGACAAGGCCCGTTGGGCCGACGTCATCAGGAAGGGCAACGTGACCGCGGACGACACCGGCAATTGA
- a CDS encoding LysR family transcriptional regulator, with translation MHFDFVDLRLLVHLADTRNLARAAERSHLSPPAASNRIRNLERDLGFPLLYRTSQGMTPTPAGEAFVHHARLVLERVQHLAGDMQEYGEGIKGHVRIWANTTAISEFLPAALSTFLRDYPDVNIDLREVLSGEIVKGVSDGATDIGIVAGNVHAGQLEMLPYLDDRLVLVTAARHPLAQERSVDFAQTLGDNYVSLPTSSAIHMFIDNAAQALGGRIKLRIQVGNFEAACRMIEAGVGIGVVPQSIARRHARSMSISLIALNDPWAERKLKICVRALADLPPFARALVERLMADAAAASAERA, from the coding sequence ATGCACTTCGATTTCGTCGACCTGCGTCTACTCGTCCATCTTGCCGATACCCGCAACCTGGCGCGCGCGGCCGAGCGCTCGCACCTGTCGCCGCCGGCGGCCAGCAATCGCATCCGCAACCTGGAGCGCGACCTGGGTTTTCCCCTGCTCTATCGCACCAGCCAGGGCATGACCCCGACACCGGCGGGCGAAGCCTTCGTCCATCACGCGCGCCTGGTGCTCGAACGGGTCCAGCACCTGGCCGGCGATATGCAGGAATACGGCGAGGGAATCAAGGGCCACGTGCGCATCTGGGCCAACACCACCGCCATCAGCGAATTCCTGCCTGCCGCGCTCAGCACCTTCCTGCGCGATTATCCTGACGTGAACATCGACCTGCGGGAAGTCCTGAGCGGCGAGATCGTCAAGGGCGTGTCCGACGGCGCGACCGATATCGGTATCGTCGCGGGCAATGTGCATGCGGGACAGCTGGAGATGCTGCCTTATCTGGACGATCGCCTGGTCCTCGTGACAGCGGCGCGCCATCCCCTGGCGCAGGAGCGGTCGGTGGATTTCGCGCAAACGCTGGGCGACAACTACGTCAGCCTGCCGACGTCCAGCGCCATCCACATGTTCATCGACAATGCGGCCCAGGCGCTGGGCGGCCGCATCAAGCTGCGCATACAGGTCGGCAATTTCGAGGCGGCCTGCCGCATGATCGAAGCCGGTGTGGGCATAGGCGTCGTACCGCAATCGATCGCGCGACGCCACGCGCGATCCATGTCCATTTCCCTTATCGCGCTGAACGACCCATGGGCCGAGCGCAAGCTGAAGATCTGCGTGCGCGCCCTGGCGGACCTTCCGCCATTCGCGCGCGCGCTGGTGGAAAGGCTGATGGCCGATGCCGCCGCCGCATCGGCCGAGCGTGCCTGA
- a CDS encoding IS5 family transposase (programmed frameshift), whose product MARELLSDAKWARIEAMLPGKASDSGVTAADNRRFIEAVLWIARTGSPWRDLPTELGNWHSTYTRFNRWCKRGRWLGIMSVLGVDQDLEALMIDSTIVRAHQHAAGAQKKAGDQALGRSRGGLSTKIHAAVDALGNPLRCLLSGGQVSDVTHAQALIEGFEADAVLADKGYDANHVLEYLAQRDIEAVIPPKANRVEQREYDRHVYKDRNLVERFFGRLKQFRRIATRYEKLARNFFGMLSLACAYIWLA is encoded by the exons ATGGCGAGAGAGCTTCTAAGTGACGCCAAATGGGCAAGGATCGAGGCGATGTTGCCCGGCAAAGCCAGCGACAGCGGAGTCACCGCAGCAGACAATCGGCGATTTATAGAAGCCGTTCTGTGGATCGCCCGAACAGGCTCACCCTGGCGTGATCTGCCCACAGAGTTGGGCAACTGGCACAGCACATACACGCGCTTTAATCGTTGGTGCAAACGCGGCAGATGGCTGGGCATCATGAGCGTGCTGGGGGTGGACCAGGATTTGGAAGCCCTCATGATTGACAGCACCATCGTCAGAGCCCACCAACATGCAGCGGGAGCCCAAA AAAAAGCAGGCGATCAAGCCCTTGGACGCTCCAGAGGCGGGCTGAGTACCAAAATCCATGCGGCAGTCGATGCGCTGGGCAACCCGCTGCGCTGTTTGCTCAGTGGTGGACAGGTAAGCGATGTGACGCATGCGCAGGCATTGATAGAAGGGTTTGAAGCCGATGCCGTGCTGGCAGACAAAGGCTATGACGCCAATCATGTGCTGGAGTACCTTGCGCAGCGCGATATTGAGGCGGTTATACCGCCCAAAGCCAATCGCGTGGAGCAAAGAGAGTATGACCGTCATGTGTATAAGGATCGCAATTTGGTGGAACGGTTCTTCGGTCGTCTCAAGCAGTTTCGCCGCATCGCCACGCGATACGAAAAACTGGCGCGTAACTTCTTTGGCATGCTCAGTCTCGCTTGTGCCTATATCTGGTTGGCTTGA